From Oenanthe melanoleuca isolate GR-GAL-2019-014 chromosome 18, OMel1.0, whole genome shotgun sequence, a single genomic window includes:
- the LRRC59 gene encoding leucine-rich repeat-containing protein 59, with the protein MSRGSGKGLSLKDKLDGNELDLSLCDLNEVPVRELAALPKATVLDLSCNNLVSLPSDFCSLMHLVKLDLSKNRLQQLPLDFGRLVNLQHLDLLNNRLVTLPVSFAQLKNLKWLDLKDNPLDPVLAKVAGDCLDENQCKQAAVKVLQHMKAIQSEQDRQRQRKLQAEREMEKRREAEQRAKEAQERELRKREKAEEKERRRREYDAQKAAKQEMEKKTKKETVHTRKPASSSRPPQPPRHKPSWSRSVLRVLLFVLFCILCTLAACKLTELQHQPLCVSVNTLYGDVVAALQNHKTLQNMLQHNSQQ; encoded by the exons ATGTCGCGGGGCagtgggaaggggctcagcctcaAGGACAAGCTGGACGGCAATGAGCTGGACCTGAGCCTGTGCGACCTGAACGAGGTGCCGGTGCGGGAGCTG GCTGCTCTTCCAAAAGCTACTGTCTTGGATTTGTCCTGTAACAACCTCGTTTCCTTGCCG TCAGACTTCTGCAGTTTGATGCATCTGGTGAAGCTGGATTTGAGTAAAAATCGGCTGCAACAGCTGCCCTTGGACTTCGGCCGCCTGGTGAATCTGCAGCACCTGGACCTTCTGAACAACCGCTTGGTCACCCTGCCAGTCAGCTTTGCACAGCTCAAG AATCTGAAGTGGCTGGATCTGAAGGACAATCCCCTTGATCCTGTCCTGGCTAAAGTGGCAGGAGACTGTCTGGATGAGAATCAGTGTAAGCAGGCTGCTGTCAAG GTACTGCAGCACATGAAAGCAATCCAGTCCGAGCAAGATCGACAACGGCAGCGGAAACTCCAGGCAGAGAGAG AAATGGAGAAGAGGCGTGAAGCAGAGCAGCgagcaaaggaggctcaggagagagAACTGCGGAAGCGAgagaaggcagaggagaaggagcGCAGGAGGCGGGAGTACGATGCTCAGAAAGCTGCAAAacaggagatggaaaagaaaactaaaaaggAAACGGTGCACACCCGAA agccagcctCCAGCTCCCGTCCCCCTCAGCCCCCCCGGCACAAGCCCTCGTGGTCGCGGTCGGTGCTCAGAGTCCTGCTCTTTGTGCTCTTCTGCATCCTCTGCACTCTGGCTGCCTGCAAACTGACGGAGCTGCAGCACCAACCTCTGTGTGTCAGCGTCAACACCCTCTACGGGGACGTGGTGGCTGCTctgcaaaaccacaaaaccctgCAGAACATGCTACAGCACAACTCGCAGCAGTGA